AGCTCTGGGTCGTAGCGCCTCGTCGGTCAAAGACCGCTGCCGGCTAATGAAGGACACATGCAACACAGGTACAAAACTTCAACCAAGAATCAGAAATTCAATGATAATAACCTTTGTTCATGTAAAATTTTCTCTTGACTATTTTGGCACTCATGCTTGTTTTTGTGCCTGTTTTTTGAATCCTGTCTTAATAATATAAGGGTGATTTTTAGCATCTGATTGTCagttaaattctcatgacttaaTTATCATTCAGACTTCACCTGCACTGTCTGTAAATCAGGTAAATGGACTGAGGAGGAAGAGCGTCGCCTTGCTGAGGTTGTTTATGAGATGGCGGGCGTGTCACCAGGGTCAGCGGTTACCGGGGGCGTTTCCTGGGCGTCGGTGGCCGATCAGGTTCGCACCCGCTCAGAGAAACAGTGTCGATCAAAATGGCTGAACTACCTGAACTGGAAACACTGTGGAGGAACAGAATGGACGAAGGAGGATGACCTGAACCTCATACACACGTACGGaactgtgtgcatgcgtgtgtgtgtgtgttattaaccTAAATAGTGAGTGTCACAAATTGATTAAATCGGGTGTTGTGTTTCAGCATATCGGAGCTCCAGGTGGAGGATGAGAATGAAATAAACTGGGAGGATCTGGCGGGTGGATGGAGCAGCGTCCGGTCGCCTCAGTGGCTGCGATCCAAGTGGTGGAGCATAAAGAGACAAGTAGCTAATCACAAGGAGATCCCTTTCAGCGGTACATACACACCACTGTCTAATCAGTCATACACCAActgataaataaattataaatttaCTTGGCCTTTTTACTGAATATAGCCACTGCCATAGCACCCTGAGCTGAATCAGACCTTTACTGTCATCTAAATAGTTATTTTTGTCATCACTGAGTTCTGGTGCAATtctgaagacaaaaaagaaatatcttaaAAGTGCGATATATTTGAAATGGGAGATATTCTAAGTAAGACTGAAATGATGTCTTGTTAAGGAAGTTTTCTCCATTTCAGATGATATGGTTTGTTCAATTTTATTTCCAGGTCATGCAAGACTGGTGTCCTAGATGTTATGTTTACATAATTGTAGTTATAGATGTTTAAATTATATGTTATGGATGTAGCGTTTTATATAAAATAAGTTAGGATTTGTTGTACAGCTGATACTGGTGTGTATTTGTTCTACACAAATGTTTTTCTCTGCAATTCTGAATTTCTGATGCTgaaatatgtatgtataattatattttatatctttgtaaatccactgtctTCCTCCTCCAGAAGCCTTATATCTGTGTCTGTATTATGTCCAGTCCTTCTGAAGGGTCTCCATGAGCTGATGGCATCCTTGCAGGCAGCGTCCGGACCTGGAagcccttcctcttcctcttcttcctcgctCCAGATCCGACTCACCCGGTTGGAGGAGAGCGGCAGTAGCCCCGCCCCCAGCTCTGTGGCGGCTTTGCAGATTCCTGTCCAGATCCCCCTGCAGATTACACACCTTAGTAAGAATCGTAGTACTAtccagtttgggttttttttttttacatctttaagTTCACTtttgtttgctcctgaaggattctgttgggtctctgtaaacttaatttgattctgatttgaattgataaagcactttgtgactctgtctgtgaaaagtgctctataaataaataaataaataaataaataacttctcAGTCCTTCTCGGTGTCACTCACCTGTTGGAGCACATCCCCTATAAACCAAGGCCTTACTGCATCCTCCAGGGCTTATTTTTGACCTAATACAATTTACTGCATATCACTCCCATACTATTTCATCCTCCTCAATTCCTGCCTCTCTCCATTTAGCAAGAAGGACAAAAATATATCTTTAGAAAAAGTTTTGACAGGTCTTAAAATAGATGGAattgacattttattaaactGCATTAATTGCAGTCTAGCTTCAATTGTGTTTTATGGGAAATTTTGATTTTGTATTGATCCCAttgtaacatacatacatacataaataaataattgcacacgtgcacacacgcacacatagtATGTTATGATGTCATGAGTAGGCTAACAAGTTTTCTTTCTTAATCCAATCCAATTAGAATTTTTGTGTGTAAAGGCAGGAGAAAAAAATATAGACACAATAAAAAGCCATTAACAAAACATCAATAATAGAAGAATGCTTTATTTGTCATTCATTATACTAGAATATGTAAATGAAATGCAGTACTCAAGTCTCAGTGCAAAATAATTGTAAGTCTAACATTAAAATGAAATGGAACAGTCAAACTGTCAAAGTAATTCCCTGGTTTTCCTTCATATTTTTCTTTTAGGTTTTATATTGGGTTTaagttttatattattatatattatgttttatatatatatatatatatatatatatatatatatatatatatataacttgtTGAAATCATCAGAAACACTCATGCAAACAAAAAGATCAAATTATGATGATAGATAAATAATGTGGGAGACCCCTGTTACGTTAACATTTTATCTGATGTCACTTATCATTTAGTCTCTTTTGTCGTTTGTGCTTCTATTCTTCCTTTTTGTTCTGTAATAAATCTGTCTTGTTAAGCCACACTGGACCTCTGTGTGTCTGACTTTTGTTGTCTATGTAAATGACCTCTGAcagtatttcttgtattttttgtttcttgAAGCGTCAGATTCATCATCAGCAGCCAGTGACAGTGAAACCATCACCCTGAACACCGGCGCCCTGCAGACCTTTGAGATCCTGCCTGTAAGCAGACGCAGATTCAAATATCTGTGTTCGATGGACTCACATATACTTGTATAAACACTGTTACGGTTTCAGAACGCTCCCAGTATGGTAGGTTTAGCCATTACTGTAGGACAATGTTCACACTGTACAAAAGCTGCCAAAGAAGTCctgcatccattttttttttttttatttcttattttaaattTAATGATACCCATACCTAGTTGATGACAGTGAGCCTGTTCACATTCACACGAATACTCTGATTTCTGaaattatcagattattcaagtgatcatataaATAGCATAATCAGacatgctttatcagataacagcagtaattggATTATGAGAAATCACATTAACATATCTGGATATCTCCACAATACCACTGTCTTTGTGCATGTATACCTGTTTAATATGATTTATTTCagtcttttacatctgcacatgcatAAAAACAATTTAATCGTAGAAAACTGAAGTGACATAGTCAAGTGTGAGCAGCAGACAGTAATAGGGTGTTTGATTCTACCATAACTACGTAcatacgtactctgaaagaaatccagtaATGGATTGAAACATCTAACAGGACTTTTGATTATctgatttctgaagtgcatgtaaacatgtcagatctgattattacaattagcCCAGTTATTGGATTTATATGCTCATGTAAAGGGGCTCAGTGTATACAGATCAAAACATCTTCTCTTGTCTCCTTTCAGTCATTTCACCTGCAGCCCACTGGAACACCTGGGACATACTACCTCCAAACAACATCCAATCAGGGTCTACCGCTCAGTCTCTCCACCAATCAGGGCCTTCCGCTCAGCTTGGCCAATAACAATACAGTTACCCTGACAACGGGCTCCTCACCCTCCTCACATGAACACATCATCCTTCACAGCCTGTcggtcagtgttttgttttgtttgttttttttacacattttcagtGTTTCGCTTCGTATGAGTCATTAAAATACTTGTTTGTACTTTACACACAAAGACGGACGGCCTCTGCTCCAGCGATGGCGTCATCATCCAAACAGTCACCTCTGACCCCACCTCCACAGACCCGCTCAGCCAGTCCCAGCTGGTTGTGGGGACGGAGGAGAGGGCCCAGGACGATCATCTGGATGCTACAAGTCTCCTGGATGCATCAGAGAGCGTTGTCACGGAAACTCAGGAGCCAGGGACGGATAACTTTACTGATAAGGTACAGACATGGGTGATCgttggttttatttattattatttaatcatTTCTGTATACTCCTACAGAATGGTTAAAATGTCACTCttactgttttctttttcatgATAATATCCTATCACACTGTCACAGtttcaacatttttcttttttggaaagGTTTATGTCACTTTTTGAAAGTATAATACTCTGTATCTCTGTTGTGCATTCGTATTGAGATGACAGCTTGTTTAGACATATTAAAATAGACAGAAATATAAAGAACTAAAGTATCTTATTCCAGTAATTAAGGCTTCCACATAATGTTTAAGGTGATTTTTCACTCTGGAAGAGTCTTTGTTGAACTGCAGTCAGTCAGTGTTGATATAAAACAGTGAACTTgtgttaaatattttgtttttgttcatgtattCGTACATCAGGAGTTGAGTTCCTCTTCAGTGGAGGGTTCAGTGGTGCACTCTGAGATAACGTCTGGCAGTGCTGTACTCATTGTTTCTCCTCCCAACATTAGCAGTACACTAACAGGTAACATACaactttatttcttttcttttttgactgGTTGTTGTGTACCTTTGAATATCACCACTAATATCTGCTGTCTTGAATCCATAATGTTGAGATATGGAAGCATGTTGTCCATAGATGCCCTGACTGTTCATGAGGTGACAGAAAACAACTGGGTTTCAGTGTGATCCCTGGTGGCCTGGGACTGACTGATCGGCCTCAGATAAACCAGATTCTATGCTGGTCAGAACTACATAGCTGCACAATTGTTCATGCCATGCACATAATGACAACAATTTTATTTGAACAAAAAAGACTGTGTTCTGAAACCTAAAGAACATTATTTTGGGATTTGTTTGCGTACAAGGAGGTCCTGTAAACTGGTGCAGTTttggagaaaatgtcattttcaatAGTGTTTTATTACAGACACTCAGTTGAGTTTTCCATTTTAGGTTTGTTTGCGTGTTCCATCAGTTAATAGTTACATCTTTTGTTTCGGTGTTCAGGCCTCTAAGGCTATTTTCCACATAAATCAATAAACAGTGGACAAGGTttccacggggtcttaaaaagtcttaaaagtcttgaatttccaaatgtacatttactatctttaaaaaagtctttaaaaggtgttaaatttgatatgggaggtcttaagttatgttgccatatacCTGCTCGCTGTATTGTTTAAATATatgtgttaaatgtccaagcggCAAAGAAAGTAACGatagtcaactcagttccacccgttttaacccaacaatttatactgaaattagtaACCAATTAGTACTAACTTTGCAGACGAGATCACAAAACATTCAACCCAACACAGaaagtcacacatttttgccagtatggctgtgaaaggggcattaaattctgttctaagtagtcttaagaaggtcttaaaaagtcttaaatttaacttgtaggaaccctggtgGAGATCAGCAGGGGAAACGTGGCTCAAATCTACTAACACGAACCTGTCTCTACCCTCAGATCCGATCCTGGAAAACCAGGAAGGCTCCGACTGAATCGTACCCTCATCACAGCGGTCCAACAATACCACACTGTCACCGTCATAAACCAGGATGTGGACATTTTGATCAAACGACATGAAATGATGGAAGTTTCATTTGACTTTTAAGTATATTGAACCCCTGGATCAAATGTGAACACCGCCTATCAGAAGGTCTCCATACAACCTCCACTCACAGCATCTGCAGTGCCAAAGAAACTCAACATGTGAATTGTTCAGAGCAGTGAAGAAAACTTCTAGATGCTGCCCTCTTTTTCCTAGAGGTAACATTGAGTCAGACTTCCCTTTAGAACTTTGTGATCTTAAATGAAGTACCAGAGCTTGAAATGCAATTATATGACTAAACGCATCGGTCCTGGATTCACTGAACTACGTTTACAAAGGATTCTCCGCTCTCTGGATTCAGTCTGTGCAGCAGATGTTTTACTTTTCTGCAGGGAAAGGTACGAACACAGAACACTGTTACTGGAACTTTCCCAAATGGATCTTGGTAAAACATTTCACTTCACTTCATCCTGCTATGCAAGAGTGAAGCTGGAATATCACCTCACCTGCTTCCTCCTGTTCTTCTGATGGAGTGATAGCAGCAGTTggttattacagctgtcaatcatgtcaaACCACATGCCTTTTTATATTgtgaataatttattaaaaatccACATCAGGTTTCAATGAGATGACTGCTGTTGAAATGAATGATTTAGTCACAAAGAATGACTTTAGTTTTAAATGGGAATTTACCCTCGCCTTAAAACATCACATTCATACTTATAAACATGTTACACAGTCTGTGGCACAAAAACAGGGATTAGCTCTCTTTTGCCATGaactgtgattaaaaaaataaaccattTTGGCTTTCACTTCTTTTTATAGAAATTACACCAAAATAATAATCACACAGCGCCCCCTTGAGTCTAAATCAAACTAGAGTTTTTGTTGtgactgtttattttcattggATACACCAAAGAGGCTGTAAGGGTACATAAGTGTTTATtccataaaagattaaaaaaaaaaaaagcttgtcttAATCCGGAAGTCGTCACAAGGCCAACTCCTTTCATGGTTGGTATTTGTTTCCGTTAGCTCCCAGTCACTGTTGACAGTTGCATGTTCACCTGTGTTACCCAAAGatttactgtaaaacatctgtaaacagactacagctgcaaGAAAACATTTAGAAGCTACATGAGGCAAAAGGACACCTGCAGTGAGTTTAGTTTGATATATTCCAGACTCATCAGTCTCAAAACATGTTAACAGATGAGATTAGCGTGATTCTATGTTTCTATATTTTTCTTATCAACTATCACATAAGAAAACAAACTGACAGGAAGTACTGTTTATATCTGCACTTCTTCCCATGCACCATATGTACAACTCCATCTTTGTCCAAGTTGTATTAAGAACAAATCACTGAGCCCGTTCATAATGGTTATCTGCAGCTGAAAATGGTCCCACACAGAGTCACTATTTTCTTCCACTATTTTGTATGAGAAAACTAAATTAAGCAGTTGTTAGAAAATGACTGAATGTCTGCAATTGAGCTGCTTGTGTGAGCTCCTTTTACAGACACAGGTATGGAGGAGATGAGCCTGGTCATACAAATGAAGGGAAGTCACAGCAGTTTTCATGTGACTGACAATAAAACAAATGTACAGTGGAGTAGGAAAAAGATTTTGGACATCCTTAAAATTTTAcccaatctcaaatattatgaaatatttgcagaaaaatctttttcaaatgtatttttttccaaaCGGTGTGGccgcatcagacagacacaaacaaatgcaaatgatatttttgtttattaataAGAACATGTAAAAAAGTAAGCAGAGTTTACTAATGCTtggtcacacaacactttgcccctcctgctcaacaa
This region of Sphaeramia orbicularis chromosome 12, fSphaOr1.1, whole genome shotgun sequence genomic DNA includes:
- the dmtf1 gene encoding cyclin-D-binding Myb-like transcription factor 1 translates to MMSSASEDKEAPGLETVNSVTLTQDSDGSIILHCPPNDEDSEPLQKKLRVSSTDEPEDSDTPQFSVVTLPMSENDGSFEVTMTTADGDLSEDSVAQIQILQEDEDSLSPGQRTDVSPVSQAWFTTKEDKDTLANKGHKWKQGMWSKEEIDILMSNIERYVKGRGIEDPAEIIFEMSKEERKDFYRSVAWGLNRPLFAVYRRVLRMYDNRNHVGKYKPDEIEKLKALREKHGNDWATIGAALGRSASSVKDRCRLMKDTCNTGKWTEEEERRLAEVVYEMAGVSPGSAVTGGVSWASVADQVRTRSEKQCRSKWLNYLNWKHCGGTEWTKEDDLNLIHTISELQVEDENEINWEDLAGGWSSVRSPQWLRSKWWSIKRQVANHKEIPFSVLLKGLHELMASLQAASGPGSPSSSSSSSLQIRLTRLEESGSSPAPSSVAALQIPVQIPLQITHLTSDSSSAASDSETITLNTGALQTFEILPSFHLQPTGTPGTYYLQTTSNQGLPLSLSTNQGLPLSLANNNTVTLTTGSSPSSHEHIILHSLSTDGLCSSDGVIIQTVTSDPTSTDPLSQSQLVVGTEERAQDDHLDATSLLDASESVVTETQEPGTDNFTDKELSSSSVEGSVVHSEITSGSAVLIVSPPNISSTLTDPILENQEGSD